The Vicinamibacteria bacterium genome has a window encoding:
- a CDS encoding aldehyde dehydrogenase family protein, translated as HPQSKRLVKNVNPADTSDVIAEFPMASAEDTQRAIGAARRAYASWRKVPGPERGRVLWRAADIARSRADEIARLMTREEGKILKEARGEVMKGISLIEYYAGAGFRMGGKTLPSEARDTFTYTIRQPVGVVGLISPWNFPWAIPVWKSAPALVAGNAVVFKPATLTPSTAAVLAEIYEEAGLPRGVFNVVIGSGSEVGETLVGSRHIPIVSFTGSNSIGGELYVKAASRGAKVTCEMGGKNAVIVMEDADLDKASVAIRDGAFGSTGQRCTATSRVIAIDSAKNELVERLVEGARGIKVGNGLDESVQMGPAVDQVQWETDLGYIEIAKGEGARLLTGGKAPEGLEAGYFVEPTIFDEVEANMRIFREEVFGPVLAVAKARDLDEALRMANSVDYGLTTSIFTQDINRVMRFIDDVETGMVHVNEPTIGGEAQLPFGGVKATGVGEREMSEEGLNFFTELKTVFINYSGESGRQMFR; from the coding sequence ACATCCCCAATCGAAGCGTCTCGTCAAGAACGTCAATCCCGCGGACACGTCGGATGTGATCGCGGAGTTTCCGATGGCATCCGCCGAGGACACCCAGCGGGCGATCGGTGCGGCCCGCCGGGCTTACGCAAGCTGGAGGAAAGTTCCCGGCCCGGAGCGAGGTCGAGTCCTGTGGCGTGCCGCGGACATCGCCCGTTCCCGCGCCGACGAGATCGCTCGGCTCATGACCCGGGAGGAGGGCAAGATTCTGAAGGAGGCCCGGGGAGAGGTCATGAAAGGGATCTCGCTGATCGAGTACTACGCCGGAGCCGGGTTCCGAATGGGCGGAAAGACGCTTCCTTCCGAGGCGCGAGACACTTTTACCTACACGATCCGGCAGCCGGTGGGGGTGGTTGGACTGATATCGCCCTGGAACTTCCCCTGGGCGATCCCCGTTTGGAAGTCGGCGCCCGCCCTGGTCGCGGGAAACGCCGTGGTGTTCAAGCCCGCCACGCTCACTCCCTCGACGGCCGCAGTTCTCGCGGAGATCTATGAAGAGGCCGGTCTCCCCCGGGGTGTCTTCAACGTCGTCATCGGATCGGGCTCCGAGGTCGGGGAAACCCTCGTGGGCTCCCGGCACATTCCCATCGTTTCGTTCACGGGCTCGAACTCGATCGGAGGCGAGCTCTACGTGAAGGCCGCTTCTCGGGGAGCAAAGGTCACCTGCGAGATGGGCGGGAAGAATGCCGTGATCGTCATGGAGGATGCCGATCTCGACAAGGCCTCGGTTGCCATCCGGGATGGCGCCTTCGGCTCCACCGGGCAGCGCTGCACCGCGACCTCGCGAGTGATCGCGATCGATTCGGCCAAGAACGAGCTCGTCGAGCGTCTCGTCGAAGGCGCCCGGGGAATCAAAGTAGGAAACGGCCTCGACGAGAGCGTCCAGATGGGTCCGGCGGTCGACCAGGTTCAGTGGGAGACCGACCTCGGCTACATCGAGATTGCCAAGGGCGAAGGGGCCAGGCTCCTCACCGGAGGAAAAGCGCCCGAGGGCCTGGAAGCAGGCTACTTCGTCGAGCCGACGATCTTCGACGAGGTCGAGGCGAACATGCGAATCTTTCGCGAAGAGGTCTTCGGTCCCGTGCTCGCCGTGGCGAAGGCCCGGGACCTCGACGAAGCGCTAAGGATGGCGAACTCCGTGGACTACGGACTCACGACCTCCATCTTCACCCAGGACATCAACCGCGTCATGCGCTTCATCGACGACGTCGAGACCGGCATGGTGCACGTGAACGAGCCCACCATCGGGGGGGAGGCGCAGCTTCCTTTCGGGGGTGTCAAGGCCACCGGCGTGGGCGAGCGGGAGATGTCCGAGGAGGGCCTCAACTTCTTCACCGAGCTCAAGACGGTCTTCATCAATTACTCGGGCGAATCGGGCCGCCAGATGTTCAGGTGA
- a CDS encoding LLM class flavin-dependent oxidoreductase — MKRVALYLQDAHSLSECIRYATYAEEKGFEAVWQAESRLVRDAIVPMAAYAARTSRIRVGSGVINNWTRNIGLLAATFLTLDDLAPNRILCGIGAWWDPLAKNVGIERKNPLLAMRETVDVFRRLLAMENVSFDGAFHKVHGIELDVVHGRREPRNVPVLIGATGDKMLELTGEIADGCLLNYCVPPSYNDQAMERLERGAEKAGRSLDEIDRPQLIVCSVDRDRARAVESAKGLITQYLAQQPHIAKASGVSRETVQKVQSILGWPATKEQVHEAMRFVPDELVLEITATGTPEEARKRVREYVDRGCTCPVLYPLGDPILMIDTFAVT, encoded by the coding sequence ATGAAGCGGGTCGCTCTCTATCTCCAGGATGCCCACTCCCTTTCGGAATGCATCCGTTACGCCACCTATGCGGAGGAAAAAGGATTCGAAGCCGTTTGGCAGGCCGAGAGCCGTCTCGTCCGCGACGCCATCGTGCCGATGGCCGCCTATGCGGCTCGCACGTCGCGCATCCGGGTGGGCTCGGGCGTCATCAACAATTGGACGCGCAACATCGGCCTCCTCGCGGCGACGTTTCTCACGCTCGACGATCTCGCCCCGAACCGCATCCTCTGCGGCATCGGCGCCTGGTGGGATCCGCTCGCCAAAAATGTAGGCATCGAGAGAAAGAACCCCCTTCTCGCCATGCGAGAGACCGTGGATGTCTTCCGTCGGCTTCTCGCCATGGAGAACGTCAGCTTCGACGGCGCCTTTCACAAGGTACACGGTATCGAGCTGGACGTCGTGCACGGACGGCGCGAGCCGCGCAACGTACCCGTTCTCATCGGCGCGACCGGCGACAAGATGCTCGAGCTGACGGGGGAGATCGCCGATGGCTGTCTTCTCAACTATTGCGTGCCGCCCTCCTACAACGACCAGGCCATGGAACGGCTCGAGAGAGGGGCTGAGAAGGCTGGTCGTAGCCTCGACGAGATCGACCGGCCTCAGCTCATCGTCTGCTCCGTGGATCGCGACCGTGCTCGCGCCGTCGAATCCGCCAAGGGGCTCATCACTCAGTATCTCGCGCAGCAACCTCACATCGCGAAAGCCTCGGGGGTGAGCCGGGAGACGGTACAGAAGGTTCAGTCGATACTCGGTTGGCCGGCGACGAAAGAGCAGGTGCACGAGGCCATGCGTTTCGTACCCGACGAGCTCGTTCTCGAAATTACGGCGACGGGAACGCCCGAAGAGGCGCGAAAGCGGGTCCGCGAGTACGTCGACCGCGGCTGCACCTGCCCCGTGCTCTATCCGCTGGGCGATCCCATCCTGATGATAGACACCTTCGCGGTCACCTGA